A genome region from Clostridia bacterium includes the following:
- the rpsL gene encoding 30S ribosomal protein S12 has product MPTINQLVKKGRATASSKSKAPALRYQYNSLNRRSNYGEGAPQRRGVCTVVRTTTPKKPNSALRKIARVRLTNGLEVTAYIPGVGHNLQEHSVVLIRGGRVKDVPGVRYHIVRGTLDSAGVANRCQGRSKYGAKRPK; this is encoded by the coding sequence GTGCCAACAATCAACCAGCTGGTAAAGAAGGGGCGTGCGACTGCTTCGAGCAAGTCGAAAGCGCCCGCTCTCAGATACCAGTACAACTCCCTCAATCGCAGGTCCAATTATGGCGAGGGCGCTCCACAGCGGAGGGGCGTGTGCACAGTGGTAAGAACCACTACGCCCAAGAAACCCAACTCGGCTCTTCGCAAGATCGCCAGGGTCAGGCTCACGAACGGACTAGAAGTCACAGCTTACATTCCGGGCGTGGGGCATAACCTTCAGGAGCACTCGGTCGTTCTCATCAGGGGCGGTCGTGTGAAGGACGTTCCGGGCGTGAGGTACCATATCGTTCGGGGCACCCTAGACTCCGCTGGGGTCGCGAACAGATGCCAGGGCCGGTCCAAGTACGGGGCCAAGCGCCCGAAGTAA
- a CDS encoding ribosomal L7Ae/L30e/S12e/Gadd45 family protein — protein sequence MYEDLASAKSRVIGTKQTVRALERGCAMAVYVAMDAEERVIRGIKALCSSKGIPVIAVSSMDELGKVCGIDVGAASAAILRE from the coding sequence ATGTATGAGGACCTCGCGTCTGCGAAGAGCCGGGTCATTGGCACAAAGCAGACGGTGAGAGCCTTGGAGCGCGGGTGTGCAATGGCTGTGTACGTGGCCATGGATGCCGAAGAACGGGTTATTCGCGGCATCAAAGCACTCTGCTCAAGCAAGGGTATTCCGGTCATCGCAGTCTCGTCCATGGATGAACTTGGCAAGGTGTGCGGGATAGATGTGGGTGCGGCTTCGGCCGCCATACTGCGCGAGTAG